A part of Candidatus Electrothrix aestuarii genomic DNA contains:
- the rpsJ gene encoding 30S ribosomal protein S10 — MPTDKIRIRLKGYDYKLLDQSTREIVETARRTGATVAGPIPLPTSINKYTVLRSPHVDKKSREQFEMRTHRRLLDILEPTQQTIDSLMKLQLSAGVDVEIKLP, encoded by the coding sequence ATCCCCACAGATAAAATTCGCATCAGACTGAAAGGCTATGATTATAAATTGCTTGATCAGTCGACTCGTGAAATAGTTGAGACAGCCAGAAGAACCGGTGCAACCGTGGCCGGTCCGATTCCGTTGCCTACAAGTATCAATAAGTATACGGTATTACGATCACCGCATGTGGACAAGAAGTCACGTGAGCAATTTGAGATGCGAACTCACCGGCGGTTGCTGGATATTCTTGAGCCGACGCAGCAGACAATTGATTCATTAATGAAGCTTCAGCTGTCAGCCGGTGTGGATGTGGAGATTAAGCTGCCGTAG
- the tuf gene encoding elongation factor Tu has protein sequence MAKEKFERTKPHVNVGTIGHVDHGKTTLTAAITRVLATKGQANFTDFSDIDKAPEEKERGITIATAHVEYESEGRHYAHVDCPGHADYIKNMITGAAQMDGAILVVAATDGPMPQTREHILLARQVGVPAMVVFLNKCDQVDDEELIELVEMELRELLDNYEFSGDDTPIIQGSALMALENPEDEGHTKCIWDLIEAVDSWVPEPEREVDKPFLMPVEDVFSISGRGTVATGRVESGIIKVGDEIEIVGIRETQKTTITGVEMFRKLLDEGQAGDNIGALLRGTKREEIVRGQVLAKPGSITPHKKFKAECYILTKEEGGRHTPFFNGYRPQFYFRTTDVTGICTLEDGVEMVMPGDNIHITGELITPIAMQEGLRFAIREGGRTVGAGVISEIIE, from the coding sequence ATGGCGAAAGAGAAATTTGAGCGGACGAAGCCCCATGTCAATGTTGGAACCATCGGTCATGTTGATCATGGTAAAACTACCCTGACAGCGGCTATCACACGAGTGCTGGCGACCAAGGGGCAGGCTAACTTTACAGATTTTAGTGATATTGATAAGGCTCCTGAAGAAAAAGAGCGTGGTATTACTATCGCTACAGCTCATGTTGAGTATGAGAGTGAAGGGCGTCATTATGCCCATGTAGACTGTCCAGGTCATGCTGACTATATCAAGAATATGATTACTGGTGCTGCTCAGATGGATGGCGCTATTCTTGTTGTAGCTGCTACTGACGGTCCAATGCCGCAGACTCGCGAGCATATCCTGCTGGCGCGTCAGGTTGGTGTTCCTGCAATGGTTGTTTTTCTGAACAAGTGTGATCAGGTTGATGATGAAGAACTGATTGAACTTGTAGAGATGGAGCTTCGTGAGTTGCTGGATAATTATGAATTCTCAGGTGACGATACTCCGATTATCCAGGGTTCTGCCCTGATGGCTTTGGAAAATCCAGAGGATGAAGGTCATACCAAGTGCATCTGGGATCTGATTGAGGCTGTTGATTCCTGGGTTCCAGAACCGGAGCGTGAAGTTGATAAGCCTTTCTTGATGCCGGTTGAGGATGTTTTCTCTATCTCTGGTCGTGGTACTGTTGCTACTGGTCGTGTAGAGAGCGGTATTATTAAAGTCGGAGACGAGATTGAGATTGTTGGTATTCGTGAAACGCAGAAGACCACAATCACCGGTGTTGAGATGTTCCGCAAGCTTCTTGATGAAGGTCAGGCAGGTGATAACATCGGCGCGTTGTTGCGCGGTACCAAGCGTGAAGAGATTGTTCGCGGTCAGGTTCTTGCTAAGCCGGGTTCTATTACTCCGCATAAGAAATTTAAGGCCGAGTGTTATATTTTGACCAAAGAAGAGGGTGGTCGTCACACCCCGTTCTTTAACGGGTATCGTCCCCAGTTTTACTTTCGTACAACTGACGTGACCGGTATTTGTACTCTTGAGGACGGTGTAGAAATGGTAATGCCCGGAGATAATATTCATATCACGGGTGAGTTGATTACACCTATCGCTATGCAGGAAGGACTTCGCTTCGCTATTCGCGAGGGTGGTCGCACGGTAGGTGCTGGTGTGATCAGCGAAATTATTGAGTAA
- the rplC gene encoding 50S ribosomal protein L3 translates to MPNTNGILGRKVGMTRVYNEMGQSISVTVIEAGPCKVLQKKTVGKEGYNAIQVGFLEKKESRLNKPEAGHFKRSGGTGYYHIREFRVTEPETYEIGQEITLAEIVKIGDRVDITGKAKGRGFQGVMKRYGFGGGKATHGSGFQRAPGSIGCSAYPGRVIKGKKLPGHMGTDKKTVKNLTVVDIREDENILLVHGAVPGAKNGLVSIHTKA, encoded by the coding sequence ATGCCGAATACAAATGGAATACTGGGGCGGAAAGTAGGAATGACCCGGGTCTATAATGAAATGGGACAGTCTATTTCTGTTACCGTGATCGAAGCTGGCCCCTGTAAGGTATTGCAGAAAAAAACTGTAGGAAAGGAAGGTTATAACGCCATCCAAGTCGGTTTTTTGGAGAAAAAAGAGTCCAGATTGAACAAACCCGAAGCCGGACATTTTAAGCGATCAGGTGGGACCGGGTATTACCACATTCGAGAATTCCGGGTAACTGAGCCGGAGACCTACGAGATCGGTCAGGAGATTACTTTGGCTGAGATCGTAAAGATCGGAGACCGTGTAGATATTACCGGGAAAGCAAAGGGACGCGGATTCCAGGGTGTTATGAAACGCTATGGTTTTGGTGGTGGTAAGGCCACCCACGGTTCTGGTTTTCAGAGAGCGCCTGGTTCAATCGGTTGTAGTGCATATCCTGGACGCGTGATCAAGGGGAAGAAGCTGCCGGGACACATGGGGACTGATAAAAAGACAGTGAAGAACCTCACAGTAGTGGATATTCGTGAAGATGAGAACATCCTCTTAGTGCATGGTGCGGTCCCCGGCGCTAAAAACGGTTTGGTCAGTATTCATACCAAAGCCTAA